Proteins encoded within one genomic window of Spirulina major PCC 6313:
- a CDS encoding IS4 family transposase — MGNSFRQTVAGLFARKDMNSATMLSGHVASTQARVQASESEYLIAAQDTTYYNYSGQTQMSGLGRIQGKVRGLMQHNVLLMEQEGQPLGLIHQQYWTRGGAIDWPSPQKESQKWFKGLVAVNQQAQGSNRRWVVTCDREGDIFEFFKAEREPNVDLLVRVCQPRRVEVAAAGTVCPLPDVAEQLDDYGQYSVQIERLYEGKGRTVDVTLQLQAATVYIYPRQDLSPARHKTQPLTLVMATEVACVDGKTQVDCFDADNSLCWSLLTSLPVATAADVQRILRFYALRWRIERLHFTLKSGALNVERLQFDDVHTLVNALTFYSVVAWRLLGLTYALRQDPEQSAQTLFDADELRLLHQLSGQAVDSLRQATLALTKLVGFAPSRRQPLPGVKVLAIAIERFFFVKQGAQAVSKPLQD, encoded by the coding sequence ATGGGCAACAGCTTTAGGCAAACAGTGGCCGGTTTGTTTGCCCGCAAGGACATGAACAGTGCAACGATGTTGTCCGGTCACGTGGCATCCACCCAAGCCCGAGTCCAAGCCAGTGAGAGTGAGTATCTCATCGCGGCTCAGGACACAACGTACTACAACTACTCAGGTCAGACGCAGATGTCGGGATTGGGGAGAATCCAGGGTAAGGTGCGGGGACTGATGCAGCACAATGTGTTGCTCATGGAGCAGGAGGGGCAGCCCCTAGGACTAATCCATCAACAGTACTGGACGCGAGGGGGGGCGATAGATTGGCCGTCGCCGCAAAAAGAATCTCAAAAGTGGTTCAAGGGCTTGGTTGCGGTCAACCAACAAGCCCAAGGGTCAAACCGACGGTGGGTGGTCACCTGTGACCGAGAAGGGGATATTTTCGAGTTCTTCAAAGCTGAGCGTGAGCCCAATGTGGATTTGCTGGTGCGGGTGTGTCAACCCCGCCGCGTCGAAGTGGCTGCCGCCGGAACGGTCTGTCCATTGCCGGATGTCGCTGAGCAGCTCGACGACTACGGGCAGTATTCAGTGCAGATTGAGCGGCTGTATGAGGGCAAGGGACGAACGGTAGACGTGACCTTGCAGTTGCAGGCGGCAACCGTTTACATCTACCCGCGTCAAGATTTGAGCCCCGCTCGCCACAAGACGCAGCCCCTTACGCTGGTTATGGCTACCGAGGTCGCTTGTGTCGATGGGAAAACGCAGGTGGACTGCTTCGACGCTGACAACAGTCTGTGCTGGTCTTTGCTCACCAGTCTACCGGTGGCAACGGCAGCGGATGTCCAACGCATCCTCCGTTTCTATGCTCTGCGTTGGCGCATTGAACGGCTTCACTTCACTCTCAAGTCTGGGGCGTTAAATGTGGAGCGGCTCCAATTTGACGATGTGCATACCTTGGTCAATGCCTTAACTTTTTACTCGGTGGTCGCTTGGCGGCTTCTCGGGTTGACTTATGCCTTGCGTCAAGACCCTGAACAGTCGGCTCAGACGCTTTTTGATGCCGATGAACTCAGGTTGTTGCATCAGCTCTCGGGCCAAGCTGTTGACTCCCTGCGACAGGCTACGCTGGCGTTGACGAAGTTAGTGGGCTTTGCTCCTTCTCGAAGGCAACCACTGCCAGGGGTCAAAGTCCTGGCTATTGCGATTGAACGTTTTTTCTTTGTTAAGCAGGGGGCTCAGGCTGTCTCCAAACCCCTACAGGATTAG
- the speA gene encoding biosynthetic arginine decarboxylase has product MSQVSEPQMIAAAAAIAPRRWSIEASEALYRVHDWGEPYFAVNAAGHVMVSPLGDRGGSLDLYELVEGLQQRNLELPLLIRFPDILGDRIERLNACFARAIARYRYPGTYRGVYPIKCNQNRHLIETLVQFGEPHQFGLEAGSKPELMIALASLPPNQSPHEPPRLLICNGYKDREYIETALLATRLGHTPVLVIEQLDELRLILDISQQLNILPNLGVRAKLNTKGSGHWGNSTGDRAKFGLTIPEILAVVHQLEAAERLPCLQLLHFHVGSQICAIRVIKDAIREAAQIYVELAKLGAKMQYLDVGGGLAVDYDGSKTQTAASKNYNMQNYANDIVAEVQEACDAAQVMAPTLVSESGRAIASHQSVLIFDILNANYPTPATPPTITDHDHLILRNLWETYETISLDNYQEAYHDAVQFKTEAISLFGFGYLSLAERAKAEQLYGCCCHKIFNLVRHQTPIPDDLNDLEQSLTATYTANLSVFQSAPDSWAISQLFPIMPIHRLTEEPTERAILADLTCDSDGKIDRFIDAHHAKNGLELHALNVNANHHQDPYYLGMFLVGAYQEIMGNLHNLFGNTNVAHIRMTPKGYHVEQVVRGDTMREVLGDVQYDGDHLLETLRQRTEIALQEKRITLTEAQRLLQTYEQSLNSYTYLTSEESR; this is encoded by the coding sequence ATGAGCCAGGTTTCAGAACCACAGATGATCGCTGCCGCTGCTGCCATCGCGCCACGCCGTTGGAGTATTGAGGCCAGTGAGGCACTGTATCGAGTTCATGACTGGGGCGAGCCGTATTTTGCGGTGAATGCGGCGGGTCATGTGATGGTGTCGCCCTTGGGCGATCGCGGCGGGTCGTTGGATCTGTATGAACTGGTGGAAGGGTTGCAGCAACGGAATTTAGAGTTACCCCTGTTGATTCGGTTTCCGGATATTTTGGGCGATCGCATCGAACGCCTCAACGCCTGCTTTGCGCGGGCGATCGCTCGCTATCGCTACCCCGGAACCTATCGCGGCGTATACCCAATCAAATGCAATCAAAATCGCCATCTCATCGAAACCTTAGTGCAGTTTGGCGAACCCCATCAATTCGGCCTCGAAGCCGGATCAAAACCGGAATTAATGATCGCCCTCGCCAGTTTGCCCCCCAACCAAAGCCCCCACGAGCCGCCCCGCTTATTAATCTGCAACGGCTACAAAGACCGCGAATATATTGAAACCGCCCTCCTCGCCACCCGTCTCGGCCACACCCCGGTTTTGGTGATTGAACAATTGGATGAATTGCGCCTGATCTTAGACATCAGCCAGCAACTAAACATCCTCCCCAACCTGGGTGTGCGGGCCAAATTAAACACAAAAGGGTCGGGACATTGGGGCAATTCCACGGGCGATCGCGCTAAATTCGGCCTCACCATCCCCGAAATTCTCGCCGTCGTTCACCAATTAGAAGCCGCCGAGCGTTTGCCCTGTTTACAGCTTTTACATTTTCATGTGGGGTCACAGATTTGCGCAATTCGGGTGATTAAAGATGCGATTCGAGAAGCGGCGCAAATTTATGTGGAATTGGCGAAATTGGGCGCGAAGATGCAATATCTCGATGTGGGGGGCGGGTTAGCGGTGGACTATGACGGTTCCAAAACCCAAACCGCCGCCTCGAAAAACTACAACATGCAGAACTACGCCAACGATATTGTCGCGGAAGTACAAGAGGCCTGCGATGCCGCCCAGGTGATGGCTCCCACCTTGGTCAGTGAAAGTGGACGTGCGATCGCCTCCCATCAATCCGTCCTCATTTTCGACATCCTCAACGCCAATTACCCCACCCCCGCCACCCCCCCCACAATCACCGATCACGATCACCTCATTCTCCGCAATCTTTGGGAAACCTACGAGACGATTAGCCTTGATAATTACCAAGAGGCCTATCACGACGCGGTGCAATTCAAAACCGAAGCAATCAGCCTCTTTGGGTTTGGTTATCTATCCCTCGCCGAACGAGCCAAAGCGGAACAACTCTACGGTTGTTGTTGCCATAAAATCTTTAATCTCGTGCGCCATCAAACCCCGATTCCCGATGACTTAAACGACCTCGAACAGAGCTTAACCGCCACCTACACCGCCAATTTATCCGTTTTTCAATCAGCCCCCGATAGTTGGGCTATTTCCCAACTATTCCCCATCATGCCCATCCATCGCCTCACAGAAGAACCCACCGAACGCGCAATTCTCGCAGATTTAACCTGTGATAGTGACGGCAAAATTGATCGATTCATTGATGCCCACCACGCCAAAAACGGCCTCGAACTCCATGCCCTCAATGTCAATGCCAACCATCACCAAGATCCCTACTATTTAGGAATGTTTTTAGTGGGAGCTTATCAGGAAATTATGGGGAATTTACATAATTTGTTTGGCAATACCAATGTGGCCCATATCAGGATGACTCCGAAGGGCTATCACGTTGAGCAGGTGGTGCGGGGGGACACGATGCGGGAGGTGTTGGGCGATGTGCAATACGACGGGGATCACCTTCTAGAAACCCTACGCCAACGCACGGAAATCGCTCTGCAAGAAAAGCGCATCACCCTCACTGAAGCCCAACGCCTCCTCCAAACCTATGAACAGAGTTTAAATAGTTACACCTATTTAACATCTGAAGAATCACGCTAA
- a CDS encoding Tab2/Atab2 family RNA-binding protein produces MGKTIWELDFYSRPIFDENRKKRWEVLICESPMDVTQAPDTLFRFSRFTDNQSVNSAWLKGAIQEAIAQAPNPPQRIRFFRRQMNNMILKACEDAGIPAAPSRRTYALTQWLDERTKSVYPQEEGYDESAAKTSTVQYPAMNAIALPDAVRGDKADRWAIVSLPAGDFAELPDWEIAFGESFPLTMLGIDDQTPIPGLIIFSPRATPLAGWMSGLELGYLHLETKPVPRLWLETGASDSWILVDLKTPDTLKEGQEFEAALARAHGVHFLAIQSPQESEAFAGFWLLKTP; encoded by the coding sequence ATGGGTAAGACGATTTGGGAACTGGATTTTTATTCGCGCCCCATCTTTGATGAGAACCGCAAAAAACGCTGGGAAGTGCTGATTTGCGAGAGTCCGATGGATGTGACGCAAGCACCCGATACCCTGTTTCGATTTAGTCGCTTCACGGATAATCAATCCGTGAATTCGGCCTGGTTAAAGGGAGCAATTCAAGAGGCGATCGCCCAAGCCCCGAACCCGCCCCAACGGATTCGCTTCTTTCGTCGCCAGATGAACAACATGATCCTCAAAGCCTGCGAGGATGCTGGCATTCCTGCCGCCCCCAGTCGTCGCACCTATGCCCTGACTCAGTGGCTCGACGAACGGACGAAATCGGTGTATCCCCAAGAAGAGGGCTACGACGAAAGCGCAGCCAAAACCTCTACGGTGCAATATCCGGCCATGAATGCGATCGCGCTCCCCGATGCCGTACGCGGTGACAAGGCGGATCGGTGGGCGATCGTCTCCCTCCCGGCGGGGGATTTTGCCGAACTGCCCGACTGGGAGATCGCCTTTGGGGAATCCTTTCCCCTCACCATGCTCGGCATTGACGATCAAACCCCAATCCCCGGACTGATCATCTTTTCCCCCCGTGCCACGCCCCTCGCCGGTTGGATGTCCGGGCTGGAATTGGGCTATCTCCATCTAGAGACGAAACCCGTGCCGCGCCTTTGGCTCGAAACCGGAGCCAGTGATAGTTGGATTTTAGTAGACCTGAAAACTCCCGACACCCTCAAGGAAGGCCAGGAGTTTGAAGCCGCCCTCGCCCGCGCCCACGGTGTCCACTTTCTCGCCATCCAATCCCCCCAAGAGTCCGAAGCCTTCGCCGGATTTTGGTTATTGAAAACACCGTAA
- a CDS encoding DMT family transporter, producing the protein MSVFPQKPALWQVWLILILGVMAVATSAPIIRVALASAATQGLGFSLFLAAMRLVMASVFLVPAWRSLPVKTISGATWGYAIAAGCCLALHFATWFTSLSFTSIAASTALVTTNPVWVALLSWLWFGRRPTGITVGGIAIALTGGMVIAWGGAQGSASGTAPLLGDALALVGSWMASFYFMLGREAQRRGLSIGQYVAIAYAVAAIVLLPLPPIFNISYLGYPPLVYGCILLMAILPQLIGHTVINWSVTQISPTIVTLAILFEPIGSSLMGWALFSEIPGRFVLLGGVILLIGVAISIIGEPRPKPS; encoded by the coding sequence ATGTCTGTGTTTCCTCAAAAACCCGCCCTTTGGCAGGTTTGGCTGATTTTAATCCTGGGGGTGATGGCCGTCGCCACCTCGGCCCCCATTATCCGGGTCGCCTTAGCCAGTGCGGCAACGCAGGGGTTGGGATTTAGTTTATTTTTAGCGGCGATGCGGTTGGTGATGGCCAGTGTGTTCCTCGTGCCCGCGTGGCGATCGCTCCCGGTGAAAACCATTTCCGGGGCCACTTGGGGTTATGCGATCGCCGCCGGATGCTGTCTCGCCCTCCACTTCGCCACCTGGTTCACCTCCCTCTCGTTCACCTCCATCGCCGCCTCCACCGCCCTCGTCACCACAAACCCGGTGTGGGTGGCCCTCCTCAGTTGGCTCTGGTTTGGACGACGACCCACCGGGATCACCGTGGGCGGCATTGCGATCGCCCTCACCGGCGGCATGGTCATTGCCTGGGGCGGTGCTCAGGGCAGCGCATCGGGAACCGCGCCCCTCCTCGGTGATGCCCTCGCCCTCGTGGGGTCTTGGATGGCGAGTTTCTATTTCATGCTCGGTCGCGAAGCCCAGCGGCGCGGGTTGAGCATCGGTCAATATGTGGCGATCGCCTATGCCGTCGCTGCGATCGTTCTTTTGCCCCTCCCCCCCATCTTCAACATTTCCTACCTCGGCTATCCCCCCCTCGTCTACGGCTGCATCCTCCTCATGGCCATCCTGCCGCAACTCATCGGCCACACCGTGATTAACTGGTCAGTCACCCAAATTTCCCCCACCATCGTCACCCTCGCCATCCTCTTTGAACCCATTGGCTCTAGCCTCATGGGCTGGGCCCTCTTCAGCGAAATCCCCGGCCGTTTTGTCCTCCTCGGCGGCGTGATCCTCCTGATTGGCGTGGCAATTTCAATCATCGGCGAACCGCGCCCCAAACCCAGTTAA
- a CDS encoding YdcF family protein, with product MGFFSLLRRRSPWSTVLKVGLGLVAILTISLGLRLTLAAQQPIDAVLVLGGSIRREIYAAQSVAQQPDIPVLISSGSPPPCIFLVFEREQALSDRIWLETCAHNTFENFYYTTPILRRWQARHVQLLTSPSHLPRALWLARIHLGIHGIWVALDPVEETGRPGNTESWLKTDVDVLRSVAWAVVSLVWKPPCDRVRPLTQINLERALRQGFKCEHQGQLDRLIQERQKTLSP from the coding sequence ATGGGCTTTTTCTCATTACTGCGTCGTCGTTCTCCCTGGTCTACCGTGCTGAAAGTGGGATTGGGTCTAGTGGCGATCCTCACAATTAGCCTCGGTTTGCGCCTCACCCTCGCCGCCCAGCAGCCCATTGATGCCGTGCTCGTGTTGGGGGGTAGCATCCGCCGCGAAATCTACGCCGCCCAAAGTGTCGCCCAACAGCCTGACATTCCGGTGTTAATTTCCAGTGGATCGCCGCCGCCTTGTATCTTTTTGGTGTTTGAACGCGAACAGGCCTTAAGCGATCGCATCTGGCTCGAAACCTGCGCCCACAACACCTTTGAAAACTTCTACTACACCACTCCGATTTTGCGCCGCTGGCAAGCCCGCCATGTGCAACTCCTCACCTCCCCATCCCATCTCCCCCGCGCCCTCTGGCTGGCTCGGATTCACCTCGGCATCCATGGCATTTGGGTGGCACTTGATCCAGTGGAGGAAACAGGGCGACCGGGCAATACTGAATCCTGGCTCAAAACCGATGTAGATGTGCTGCGCAGCGTAGCTTGGGCGGTGGTGAGTTTAGTGTGGAAACCGCCGTGCGATCGCGTCCGTCCCCTCACCCAAATCAACCTAGAACGCGCCCTCCGCCAAGGCTTCAAATGTGAACATCAAGGCCAACTCGATCGCCTCATCCAAGAGCGACAAAAGACCCTCTCACCATAA
- a CDS encoding DUF1818 family protein, producing MERILKTGEGWRLGWNPQAEDYAGLVGGEDWAVELTVVELQEFCRLLQQLGDAIASITPELMAEEHLTCAVEGESLWLEADGLPHHYSLRLILNQGRRAEGNWPPTAIPGLLQAAQMLNVF from the coding sequence GTGGAACGAATTTTAAAAACTGGGGAGGGTTGGCGGTTGGGGTGGAATCCGCAGGCGGAGGATTATGCCGGATTGGTGGGGGGGGAGGATTGGGCGGTGGAACTGACGGTGGTGGAGCTTCAGGAGTTTTGTCGCCTCTTGCAACAGTTGGGCGATGCGATCGCTTCGATCACCCCCGAACTCATGGCCGAAGAACACCTCACCTGCGCCGTCGAGGGTGAATCTCTCTGGCTCGAAGCCGACGGCCTCCCCCACCACTACAGCCTCCGCCTCATCCTTAACCAGGGCCGCCGCGCCGAAGGCAATTGGCCCCCCACCGCCATCCCTGGCCTGCTCCAAGCCGCCCAAATGCTCAACGTGTTTTAA
- the gcvH gene encoding glycine cleavage system protein GcvH has protein sequence MAFEYPEDLKYLDSHEYVRLDGEIATIGITSFALDQLGDIVFLELPEMGDDVEAGEGFGTIESVKAVEDLKAPISGTVIDRNEGLIDAPESLAEDPYGEGWLIKIRIADPDGDLEDVLTAAEYKAQVEGDEE, from the coding sequence ATGGCTTTTGAATATCCGGAGGACTTGAAGTACCTCGACTCCCATGAATATGTCCGCTTGGATGGCGAAATTGCCACCATTGGGATCACATCCTTCGCCCTTGACCAATTGGGAGACATTGTCTTTCTGGAATTGCCGGAAATGGGCGATGATGTCGAAGCGGGCGAAGGATTTGGCACGATTGAATCAGTGAAAGCGGTGGAGGATCTCAAAGCCCCCATCAGCGGCACGGTGATCGATCGCAATGAAGGGTTGATCGATGCGCCGGAATCTCTCGCAGAAGATCCCTACGGCGAAGGATGGTTAATCAAAATTCGCATCGCCGATCCCGATGGGGATCTAGAGGATGTGTTAACCGCTGCGGAATATAAGGCCCAGGTCGAAGGTGACGAAGAATAA
- a CDS encoding carbon-nitrogen hydrolase family protein, with amino-acid sequence MKPYLAAALQMTSKPNLMENLLEAEERIDLAVRRGAELVCLPENFSFMGLEEEKMAQAAAIAEKSEQFLRTMAQRYQVTLLGGGFPVPTASGDKVCNTALLIAPNGEELTRYHKVHLFDVDLPDGNTYCESSTVMAGNELPKIYASETFGNLGLSVCYDVRFPELYRHLSKAGADVLFVPAAFTAYTGKDHWQVLLQARAIENTCYVIAPAQAGNHYGLRHTHGHAMIIDPWGTVLSDAGSDQEMAIAEINPDCLHQVRRQMPSLQHRIFV; translated from the coding sequence ATGAAGCCTTACCTCGCTGCCGCTCTTCAAATGACGAGCAAACCGAATTTAATGGAAAACTTGCTAGAGGCCGAGGAGCGCATTGATCTAGCGGTGCGGCGCGGGGCTGAGTTGGTGTGTTTACCTGAAAATTTCTCGTTCATGGGTCTTGAGGAAGAGAAAATGGCTCAGGCAGCGGCGATCGCAGAAAAAAGCGAGCAATTTCTCCGCACCATGGCCCAACGCTATCAAGTGACGCTCTTGGGGGGAGGCTTTCCTGTTCCCACCGCCTCCGGGGATAAAGTTTGTAATACAGCCCTGCTGATCGCGCCCAATGGGGAAGAATTGACGCGCTACCACAAGGTACATCTCTTTGATGTGGATCTTCCCGATGGCAATACCTACTGCGAATCGAGTACGGTGATGGCGGGGAATGAGTTGCCCAAGATTTATGCCTCTGAGACCTTTGGCAATCTGGGGTTATCGGTGTGCTATGACGTGCGCTTCCCGGAACTCTACCGCCACTTGTCCAAAGCGGGGGCGGATGTGTTGTTTGTGCCGGCTGCCTTCACCGCCTACACCGGGAAAGACCATTGGCAAGTGTTGCTTCAAGCCCGTGCGATCGAAAATACCTGTTATGTGATTGCGCCGGCCCAAGCGGGGAATCATTACGGACTGCGCCACACCCACGGCCATGCGATGATTATTGACCCGTGGGGGACGGTGCTGTCGGATGCGGGGTCGGATCAGGAGATGGCGATCGCAGAAATTAACCCCGACTGTCTCCACCAAGTGCGCCGCCAAATGCCCTCGCTGCAACATCGCATTTTTGTTTGA